A region of Moorena producens PAL-8-15-08-1 DNA encodes the following proteins:
- a CDS encoding DUF4327 family protein, producing the protein MTQTVTHPMVKLQRHVRSLAESKIIKPSDSLWKIALLYGDEWSYWKQELTEFGFTMQDPISDLLAVEAWDEE; encoded by the coding sequence ATGACTCAAACAGTTACTCACCCGATGGTGAAGTTGCAACGCCATGTGCGTTCACTGGCGGAATCCAAAATTATTAAACCCAGTGACAGCCTTTGGAAAATTGCCCTGCTCTATGGGGATGAATGGTCCTACTGGAAACAGGAACTGACTGAATTCGGGTTTACCATGCAAGACCCGATCAGTGACTTACTAGCTGTGGAAGCCTGGGACGAAGAATGA